The following proteins are co-located in the Micromonospora coriariae genome:
- a CDS encoding ArsR/SmtB family transcription factor: MISFLLSVEDLADTRFAISPIYQTVLSLRVLREPGLYALHLPWRRSVLGRIDAPGADLLMSLVGPDRAVADFLTPRPTEFAVTFEEELAAVRRTPPDVVRRDVLAVYGRGRLPDILQEITADDDAPVLALRDAICDHLQRYWEIAIKPTWPQMRLVLEADMTYRARQLAVGGARLLFADMHPNLRWQDGVLHIDKMIGRHHVAAAGRGLLLVPSVFSYKPAPPVSPQEPPVLAYPCRGVATLWAPTPTADATAVTSLLGAPRARLLHLLAEPLPTVEIARRLTVTPSAVSQHLQVLHATGLITRARDGRHVLYRRSPLGDQLAGQPAEQ, from the coding sequence ATGATCAGCTTCCTGCTCAGCGTCGAGGACCTCGCGGACACCCGCTTCGCGATCTCACCGATCTACCAGACCGTGCTCAGCCTGCGGGTATTGCGCGAGCCCGGCTTGTACGCGCTGCACCTGCCGTGGCGCAGGTCGGTTCTCGGCAGAATCGATGCGCCCGGTGCCGACCTGCTGATGTCCCTGGTCGGGCCAGACCGCGCCGTTGCGGATTTCCTGACGCCCCGGCCGACGGAGTTCGCCGTGACCTTCGAAGAAGAGTTGGCCGCAGTACGCCGGACGCCTCCGGATGTCGTTCGCCGCGACGTGTTGGCCGTGTACGGACGTGGCCGGCTTCCGGACATCTTGCAGGAGATCACCGCGGACGACGATGCTCCTGTCCTCGCACTCCGCGATGCCATCTGCGACCACCTGCAGCGTTACTGGGAGATCGCGATCAAGCCGACCTGGCCGCAGATGCGACTCGTCCTGGAAGCAGACATGACCTACCGCGCCCGACAACTGGCCGTTGGAGGCGCGCGCCTGCTCTTCGCCGACATGCACCCGAATCTGCGCTGGCAGGACGGCGTCCTGCACATCGACAAGATGATCGGCAGGCACCATGTCGCGGCAGCCGGCCGAGGACTTCTGCTGGTGCCGTCCGTGTTCTCCTACAAGCCCGCCCCGCCAGTCAGTCCGCAGGAACCGCCAGTGCTGGCATACCCCTGCCGTGGAGTAGCAACGCTCTGGGCGCCGACACCGACCGCCGACGCGACCGCCGTCACATCGCTCCTCGGCGCGCCCAGAGCGCGACTGCTCCACCTCCTTGCCGAACCGCTACCGACCGTGGAGATCGCCCGCCGGCTCACAGTCACACCCAGTGCCGTGTCACAGCATCTACAGGTCCTCCACGCGACAGGCCTGATCACTCGCGCCCGCGACGGACGGCACGTGCTGTACCGGCGCAGCCCTCTTGGCGATCAGTTGGCCGGCCAGCCGGCGGAGCAGTGA
- a CDS encoding aminoglycoside phosphotransferase family protein, whose protein sequence is MPAATHRAPLSPDVPMHDGQLTVSLDVVRELVDAQFPEWRSLPVRHVASQGTVNAIFRIGERFTARFPLQPREVDAAQGWLEREAEAARELMGRTRFPTPEPVAIGAPGIDYPLPWSVQTWVPGVVATDQDPRDSFAFAHDLAEFVSGVRAIDTRGRTFTGQGRGGELPAHDGWMETCFGHSETLLDVPRLRWIWEVMRELPRGEAPDRMNHGDLIPGNVLVSDGRLAGVLDVGGLGPADPALDLVSAWHLLEREPRQAFRQQLGCDDLEWERGKAWAFQQAMGVVWYYHQTNATMSRMGRRTLARIIAEPPSA, encoded by the coding sequence GTGCCAGCCGCTACCCACCGCGCACCCCTATCGCCGGATGTGCCGATGCACGATGGCCAGCTCACAGTCTCACTCGACGTGGTGCGTGAGTTGGTGGACGCGCAGTTCCCCGAGTGGCGGAGCCTGCCTGTCAGGCACGTCGCTTCGCAGGGAACGGTCAATGCCATCTTCCGTATCGGGGAACGATTCACGGCCCGGTTCCCCCTTCAGCCTCGTGAGGTCGACGCGGCGCAGGGCTGGCTGGAACGCGAAGCGGAAGCGGCCCGAGAACTGATGGGTCGGACGCGGTTTCCCACCCCCGAGCCGGTCGCCATCGGTGCACCCGGTATCGACTACCCGCTTCCGTGGTCGGTACAGACGTGGGTACCCGGTGTCGTAGCCACCGACCAGGACCCGCGTGACTCGTTCGCGTTCGCGCACGATCTGGCCGAATTCGTCAGTGGCGTGCGAGCCATCGACACACGGGGACGCACGTTCACAGGCCAGGGTCGCGGTGGCGAGCTACCAGCGCACGACGGCTGGATGGAGACCTGCTTCGGGCACAGCGAGACGCTGCTGGACGTCCCGCGGCTCCGCTGGATCTGGGAGGTCATGAGGGAACTGCCGCGGGGCGAGGCCCCGGACAGGATGAACCATGGTGATCTCATTCCGGGAAACGTCCTCGTCTCCGACGGGCGGCTGGCCGGGGTTCTCGACGTGGGCGGACTGGGGCCTGCCGACCCTGCCCTTGACCTCGTAAGTGCCTGGCACCTACTGGAACGCGAGCCACGTCAGGCATTTCGGCAGCAACTCGGCTGCGACGATCTCGAATGGGAGCGCGGCAAAGCGTGGGCCTTCCAGCAGGCAATGGGGGTGGTCTGGTACTACCACCAGACCAACGCCACGATGAGTCGGATGGGCCGACGCACTCTCGCGCGCATCATCGCCGAACCGCCATCAGCCTGA
- a CDS encoding HAD family hydrolase has product MSRPVIFDLFHTLIHGADEERDRVVGEMAVMVGVVPAELVAAYHATWRDRLVRWDVEETIRILAGRLGSTPTNEQVTRAGEHRRALGRRVLDSVSTATLDVLDALRGEGHPLALISNASSDTAEPWPQSPLAGRFDIAIFSCDVGLAKPDPAIYHLAAERLGVRPAECVFVGDGADGELAGAAAVGMTVFRTTEHNDTDPGWGGPAFATLGDLPAILREPSKVMEPAE; this is encoded by the coding sequence ATGTCTCGACCAGTGATCTTCGACCTCTTCCATACCTTGATCCATGGGGCCGACGAGGAGCGTGACCGGGTAGTCGGCGAGATGGCGGTCATGGTCGGCGTAGTTCCGGCCGAGCTGGTCGCCGCGTACCACGCCACGTGGCGGGACCGGCTGGTCCGATGGGATGTGGAGGAGACCATCCGCATCCTCGCCGGGCGGCTCGGCAGCACACCTACCAACGAACAGGTGACACGGGCCGGTGAGCATCGGCGAGCCCTCGGACGCCGAGTGCTGGACAGCGTCTCGACCGCCACCCTGGACGTGCTCGACGCGCTACGCGGCGAAGGACATCCCCTGGCCCTCATCAGCAACGCCTCCTCGGACACCGCCGAGCCATGGCCGCAGAGTCCGCTCGCCGGACGGTTCGATATCGCGATCTTCTCCTGCGATGTCGGGCTGGCCAAGCCCGACCCGGCGATCTATCACCTTGCTGCCGAGCGCCTGGGCGTTCGGCCGGCAGAGTGCGTCTTTGTTGGCGACGGCGCAGACGGTGAGCTGGCCGGAGCGGCAGCGGTGGGTATGACCGTCTTCCGGACCACGGAGCACAACGACACCGATCCGGGCTGGGGCGGGCCGGCTTTCGCTACCCTGGGCGACCTGCCCGCCATACTCCGAGAGCCGTCCAAGGTCATGGAGCCGGCCGAGTAG
- a CDS encoding GNAT family N-acetyltransferase, with amino-acid sequence MTEVWPAQLLVRPLTTEDAGQIAEWRYDGPWRIYDSRPEDGLMSDNAAYLAVAGVDGGPLVGFCCSGAEATVPGLKPEDGVLDVGVGMNPAMVGQGNGAHFASAVLDHYRSTTGIHRLRAVVQSWNERSLRLTRSLGFVEVGKHMCEQSGATVEYTVVIAE; translated from the coding sequence ATGACCGAGGTATGGCCTGCGCAGCTTCTTGTCCGTCCGCTCACGACCGAGGACGCGGGGCAGATCGCCGAGTGGAGGTATGACGGCCCGTGGCGGATCTACGACTCGCGGCCGGAAGACGGGTTGATGAGTGACAACGCGGCCTACCTTGCGGTCGCGGGTGTCGACGGCGGTCCGTTAGTCGGGTTCTGCTGCTCCGGGGCTGAGGCGACGGTGCCCGGCCTGAAACCGGAGGACGGGGTGCTCGACGTAGGCGTGGGCATGAATCCGGCCATGGTCGGGCAGGGCAACGGGGCGCACTTCGCCTCCGCTGTGTTGGACCACTATCGGTCCACGACCGGCATTCACCGGCTCCGCGCGGTGGTGCAGTCGTGGAACGAGCGCAGTCTGCGCCTGACCCGATCGCTCGGCTTCGTCGAGGTCGGCAAGCACATGTGCGAACAGAGCGGCGCCACGGTCGAATACACCGTCGTCATCGCCGAGTGA
- a CDS encoding MFS transporter: MSRRLLVLLALTCGVAVGNIYFPQTISPLVSASLHVSADSAALVVTAVQFGYAAGIFLLVPLGDRFPHRPLIVTLLGLTGLGLLAASAAPALPPLVGASALVGVTTVVAPIIGPMAAGLVADDQSGVVSGTLLSGSIGGMLLSRTVAGTIGDWFGWRAPYLAAAASVLFIAVVMARVLPTTRPPSGHRYPALLAESLRLLRTEADLRRSCFYQATVFAGFSAVWTAVALLLTGPTYDLGAPAVGTLALVNAVTMLCTPVVGRLVDRRGSDAMNLACLLGIIASAAVLALASLGGAGGLAALALGTLLLDVGMQSGMVANQVRIYALRPEARSRRNTAYMTCAYLGGSVGSWLGSRAYAHFGWLGVCAVLALLAAIALARHLASSPVTGTLEPQSPPRTPD, translated from the coding sequence ATGAGTCGCAGGCTGCTGGTGCTCCTCGCCCTCACCTGCGGGGTCGCCGTCGGAAACATCTACTTCCCCCAGACGATCAGCCCGCTGGTCTCCGCCAGCCTGCACGTCAGCGCCGACTCGGCCGCCCTGGTGGTGACCGCGGTGCAGTTCGGCTATGCCGCCGGGATCTTCCTGTTGGTGCCGCTCGGCGACCGGTTCCCGCACCGCCCGCTGATCGTCACCCTGCTCGGCCTCACCGGGCTGGGGCTGCTCGCCGCGAGCGCCGCACCCGCGCTGCCGCCGCTCGTCGGCGCGAGCGCCCTCGTCGGGGTCACGACCGTGGTCGCACCGATCATCGGCCCGATGGCAGCCGGCCTCGTTGCCGACGACCAGTCTGGCGTGGTCAGCGGCACCCTGCTGAGTGGCTCGATCGGTGGCATGTTGCTGTCCCGCACCGTCGCGGGCACCATCGGCGACTGGTTCGGATGGCGGGCCCCCTACCTGGCAGCGGCGGCATCCGTGCTGTTCATCGCCGTGGTCATGGCCCGCGTACTGCCGACTACACGACCGCCGTCCGGGCACCGGTACCCGGCGCTGCTGGCCGAGTCGCTGCGCCTGCTACGCACCGAGGCCGACCTGCGCCGCTCCTGTTTCTACCAGGCGACGGTATTCGCCGGTTTCTCCGCGGTCTGGACCGCCGTCGCGCTGCTGCTCACCGGCCCCACATACGACTTGGGCGCACCGGCGGTCGGAACGCTCGCCCTGGTCAACGCGGTGACAATGCTGTGCACCCCGGTCGTCGGACGGCTGGTGGACCGTCGGGGCAGCGACGCGATGAACCTGGCCTGCCTGCTCGGGATCATCGCCTCGGCCGCCGTCCTCGCGCTCGCCAGCCTCGGCGGGGCGGGGGGCCTCGCGGCACTGGCGCTCGGCACATTGCTGCTCGACGTCGGAATGCAGTCCGGCATGGTCGCCAACCAGGTGCGCATCTACGCCCTACGGCCCGAAGCCCGGAGCAGACGCAACACCGCCTACATGACCTGCGCCTACCTCGGGGGCAGTGTGGGTTCCTGGCTCGGATCCCGCGCCTACGCCCACTTCGGGTGGCTGGGCGTATGCGCGGTCCTGGCGCTCCTCGCCGCGATCGCTCTTGCCCGCCACCTGGCATCAAGCCCTGTCACCGGCACCCTCGAGCCACAGTCGCCGCCCAGAACACCTGACTAA
- a CDS encoding SigE family RNA polymerase sigma factor yields MQRPRELRPPEGFAEFVAARSDALLRSAWLLTGDAGRAEDLLQTVLADVWRRWATIMAVGHPEAYLRKALFTTYASWWRRRWRNEIPSQPPDRSEYGDIAGESADRDAVRRALARLSRQQRAVVVLRYVEDLTVQRTAEVLGCSHNTVKVQAFRALRILRTDPNLELSATRRSRHDA; encoded by the coding sequence ATGCAACGACCCCGGGAACTGAGGCCGCCGGAGGGCTTCGCCGAGTTCGTCGCGGCGCGCTCCGATGCGCTGCTGCGTTCGGCCTGGCTGCTCACCGGTGACGCCGGTCGGGCCGAGGACCTGTTACAGACGGTCCTGGCGGACGTCTGGCGGCGCTGGGCCACGATTATGGCTGTCGGGCATCCCGAGGCGTACCTGCGCAAGGCCTTGTTCACCACGTACGCGTCCTGGTGGCGGCGTCGCTGGCGCAATGAGATTCCAAGCCAGCCACCGGACAGGTCCGAATACGGCGACATCGCCGGGGAGTCCGCTGACCGGGACGCGGTACGCCGCGCCCTGGCCCGGCTCAGCCGACAGCAGCGGGCGGTCGTGGTGCTCCGCTACGTCGAGGACCTGACGGTCCAGCGGACAGCGGAAGTGCTCGGCTGCTCGCACAACACGGTCAAGGTGCAGGCCTTCCGTGCCCTACGGATTCTGCGTACCGATCCGAACCTTGAGCTGTCCGCCACCCGGAGGTCACGACATGACGCATGA
- a CDS encoding SDR family oxidoreductase: MTDQINMTDQANRQRTAIVTGAARGIGAGVARRLAHDGLAVAVVDLAEEDCAGTVDAITRDGGTAAAFAADVNDESAVAAAVARIAAELGPPTVLINNAGIGGPNAGVEETSTEQWDAVVGVSLRGAFFLTRAVTPYMMAAGWGRIVNMSSISALGDSGRVDYAAAKAGLIGFTKSLALRLGQHGVTANAIGPGFVVSDMTRVGAQRRGRSFEEHQRIVAQTIPVRRVGQPEDIAHTASYLVSPEAGFVSGQVIYVAGGPVD, encoded by the coding sequence ATGACAGACCAGATCAACATGACAGACCAGGCCAATCGGCAGCGCACGGCGATCGTCACGGGCGCGGCACGCGGCATCGGCGCCGGGGTGGCCAGGCGTCTGGCGCACGATGGCCTCGCGGTCGCCGTGGTCGACCTGGCCGAGGAAGACTGCGCCGGCACCGTGGATGCCATCACCCGCGACGGCGGAACAGCGGCGGCCTTCGCCGCCGACGTCAACGACGAGTCGGCCGTGGCCGCCGCTGTCGCTCGGATCGCCGCCGAGTTGGGACCACCGACGGTGCTGATCAACAACGCCGGCATTGGCGGCCCCAACGCCGGCGTCGAGGAGACCAGCACCGAGCAGTGGGACGCGGTCGTCGGGGTCAGTCTGCGCGGGGCGTTCTTCCTCACCCGGGCCGTGACCCCCTACATGATGGCGGCCGGCTGGGGACGGATCGTCAACATGTCGAGCATCTCCGCGCTCGGCGATTCCGGCCGCGTTGACTACGCCGCCGCGAAGGCCGGTCTGATCGGCTTCACCAAGTCGCTCGCGCTGCGGCTCGGGCAGCACGGCGTGACGGCGAACGCCATCGGGCCGGGCTTCGTGGTCAGTGACATGACCAGAGTCGGGGCCCAGCGGCGGGGCCGCAGCTTCGAGGAGCACCAGCGGATCGTGGCGCAGACCATCCCGGTGCGCCGGGTCGGCCAGCCCGAGGACATCGCGCACACCGCGTCGTACCTTGTCAGCCCCGAAGCCGGGTTCGTCTCCGGCCAGGTCATCTACGTCGCCGGCGGGCCGGTGGACTGA
- a CDS encoding IS110 family transposase, giving the protein MAAKKRSVIGGVDTHRDTHRAAVIDSTGGLLADAEFPATTAGYVDLLAWMRSFGRVTAVGVEGTGSYGAGLARYLTSKKITIREVDRPDRRARRNQGKSDPIDAMTAARATLAGTAMGTPKTRTGPVEAIRALRVGRRGAVKARTAALNQMCGLVAAAPEPLRAHLTRASAAVLVSRCAVLTYDPARLHEPEHATAAALVGLARRVTALTEEITALDRQVTPIVERPSAPPKASASKKSCAA; this is encoded by the coding sequence ATGGCAGCGAAGAAGCGATCTGTTATCGGTGGTGTCGACACCCACCGCGACACGCACCGCGCCGCCGTCATCGACAGCACTGGCGGGCTCCTGGCCGACGCCGAGTTCCCCGCGACCACCGCCGGCTACGTGGATCTGTTGGCCTGGATGCGCTCCTTCGGGCGGGTAACCGCCGTGGGCGTGGAGGGCACCGGCAGCTACGGCGCCGGACTGGCCCGCTATCTGACCAGCAAAAAGATCACCATCAGGGAGGTGGACCGGCCGGACCGCCGCGCCCGCCGCAACCAGGGCAAGTCCGATCCGATCGACGCGATGACCGCCGCCCGCGCCACCCTCGCCGGCACCGCCATGGGCACCCCGAAGACCCGCACCGGACCGGTCGAGGCGATCCGCGCCCTCAGGGTCGGCCGCCGAGGAGCGGTCAAGGCCCGCACCGCCGCCCTGAATCAGATGTGCGGCCTGGTCGCCGCCGCCCCCGAACCCCTGCGAGCCCACCTGACCAGGGCCAGCGCCGCCGTGCTGGTCAGCCGCTGCGCTGTCCTGACCTACGACCCGGCCAGACTTCACGAACCGGAGCACGCCACCGCCGCAGCCCTGGTCGGGCTCGCCCGCCGGGTCACCGCCCTCACCGAGGAGATCACCGCTCTCGACCGGCAGGTGACACCCATCGTCGAGAGGCCTAGCGCACCACCGAAGGCCTCAGCAAGCAAGAAATCCTGCGCTGCCTGA